Genomic segment of Paenalkalicoccus suaedae:
CCTCAAAGTCTAAAGAAGTTGCCAAGTCGTGTGGGTGCACATCGTCACAGTTAAATGTAACAACGCCAGCTCGTTTCTCTGGTCCATAAATGTCCACGCCGTCAATTTGTCGCATTTGCTCGATTGCATAGGCTGCAAGCTTTTGCTCGTGAGCTTTAATATTATCAAGCCCTACGTCTTTAAGAAAATCAATAGCAGCCCCTAAACCGATTGCTCCTGCGATGATTGGGGTACCCCCTTCAAACTTCCAAGGGAGCTCCTTCCACGTGGAATCCTGTAGCCCAACAAAGTCGATCATTTCCCCACCGAATTCTACTGGCTCCATTCTTTCTAACAGCTGTTGCTTACCATATAATACGCCGATTCCAGTTGGTGCGCACATTTTATGACCTGAGAATGCGTAAAAATCTGCATCTAGGTCTTGAACGTCCACATTCATGTGTGGAACAGACTGTGCACCGTCAACTACCATGACAGCTCCATGTTGATGCGCAATTTGCGCTAGCTCTTTGACTGGATTGATTGTGCCAAGAACGTTTGAGACATGCATGACAGAAACGATTTTCGTCTTTTCTGTAATCGTCTCGCGCGCATCCTCCAGTGTAATTGTACCATCCGGCTGAAGCGGAATGTACTTGAGCGTCGCACCTGTCG
This window contains:
- a CDS encoding cysteine desulfurase translates to MNVLDVRRQFPILDQEVNGHRLVYLDSAATSQKPIQVIEAVEDYYKRYNSNVHRGVHTLGSMATDGYEGARDKVKAFINANSTKEVVFLRGTTTAINLIASSYGRANVQEGDEIVITPMEHHSNIIPWQQLAKATGATLKYIPLQPDGTITLEDARETITEKTKIVSVMHVSNVLGTINPVKELAQIAHQHGAVMVVDGAQSVPHMNVDVQDLDADFYAFSGHKMCAPTGIGVLYGKQQLLERMEPVEFGGEMIDFVGLQDSTWKELPWKFEGGTPIIAGAIGLGAAIDFLKDVGLDNIKAHEQKLAAYAIEQMRQIDGVDIYGPEKRAGVVTFNCDDVHPHDLATSLDFEGIAVRAGHHCAQPLMKWLDVTATARASFYLYNTEEDVDVFVKGLKKTKEYFGDVFS